A stretch of Flavobacteriales bacterium DNA encodes these proteins:
- the rimO gene encoding 30S ribosomal protein S12 methylthiotransferase RimO — protein sequence MRTRTLKKNKINVITLGCSKNLYDSEVLMGQLQANDLEAEHESTKDDSNIVVINTCGFIDNAKQESIETILRFAKAKDDGLVEKVFVTGCLSERYKPDLEKEIPNVDEYFGTRDLPRLLKVLGADYKHELVGERFLTTPSHYAYFKISEGCDRPCSFCAIPLMRGKHVSTPIEELVESAKKLAAKGVKELMLIAQDSTYYGIDIYGKRRLADLLTELCKVEGIEWIRLHYAFPTGFPEDVLDVMAREPKICKYLDMPLQHIADPVLKSMRRGTTKEKTTKLLNLIKEKVPGIALRTTLIVGYPGETEEDFEVLLDWVKAMRFERLGVFTYSHEENTHAYLLEDNIPEEEKQRRAELVMEVQQEISLEKNQELIGRTLNVLIDRKEGENYVGRTEYDSVEVDNEVLIPVEDNYLRIGDFVNVEITDAEHFDLFGKVKS from the coding sequence ATGAGAACACGCACACTCAAAAAGAACAAGATCAACGTCATCACGTTGGGATGCTCCAAGAATCTCTACGATAGTGAGGTTCTGATGGGACAATTGCAAGCGAATGACCTTGAGGCGGAGCACGAAAGCACCAAGGATGATTCGAATATCGTAGTGATCAATACCTGCGGTTTCATTGACAATGCCAAGCAGGAAAGCATTGAGACCATACTTCGTTTTGCCAAGGCAAAGGATGACGGACTTGTGGAAAAGGTATTCGTTACCGGATGTCTTTCTGAACGTTACAAACCAGACTTGGAAAAGGAAATCCCGAATGTGGACGAGTATTTCGGAACGCGTGATCTTCCTCGGCTGCTGAAGGTTCTGGGTGCGGATTACAAGCACGAATTGGTAGGTGAGCGTTTTCTGACCACGCCATCTCATTATGCGTATTTCAAGATCTCGGAAGGTTGCGATAGACCATGTTCTTTCTGCGCCATTCCGCTGATGCGTGGTAAACACGTTTCTACACCTATAGAGGAGTTGGTGGAATCGGCTAAGAAATTGGCGGCCAAAGGTGTGAAGGAGTTGATGTTGATCGCGCAAGACTCTACCTACTACGGAATTGACATTTACGGCAAACGCAGGTTGGCCGACCTTCTCACCGAACTCTGCAAAGTGGAAGGCATTGAGTGGATTCGTCTGCATTATGCGTTCCCAACAGGTTTTCCGGAAGATGTGCTGGACGTAATGGCGCGCGAACCGAAGATCTGCAAGTACTTGGATATGCCGTTGCAGCATATTGCAGACCCGGTGCTGAAATCTATGCGCAGAGGAACTACCAAGGAAAAGACAACCAAGCTTCTGAATCTCATTAAGGAGAAAGTTCCCGGAATTGCGTTGAGAACCACATTGATCGTTGGTTATCCTGGCGAAACCGAAGAGGATTTTGAGGTGTTGCTTGATTGGGTGAAGGCGATGCGTTTCGAGCGGCTTGGTGTTTTCACGTATTCACACGAAGAGAACACGCACGCGTATCTTTTAGAGGACAATATTCCCGAAGAGGAAAAACAAAGACGCGCTGAACTGGTTATGGAAGTGCAGCAGGAGATTTCCCTCGAAAAGAATCAGGAGTTGATTGGTAGAACGCTCAATGTATTGATCGATCGGAAGGAAGGCGAAAACTACGTTGGAAGAACGGAGTACGATTCCGTTGAAGTGGACAACGAAGTTTTGATTCCTGTTGAAGACAATTACCTACGGATCGGTGATTTTGTGAATGTGGAGATCACGGATGCGGAACACTTCGACCTTTTCGGAAAAGTAAAATCATGA
- a CDS encoding nucleotide pyrophosphohydrolase yields the protein MKFKKYQEEARTTIQKYIADENMDKVIPFLGIIGEAGSVLSELKKKVRDAEGYPGFEEKLKEELGDVLWYISTIATQQGLDLEEIARDNLKKTKERFMEPDPEQFKIYDEAYPKKERFPREFEISFEPFKKNGKSMLRIVDAKGNLVGDPLTDNSHNDDGYRFHDVFHFGYVAFLGWSAVVRKLMDLKRRSDDTTDEVEDGARAAIVEELITLYIYSHAQNHELFKYSERVDTEVLQTIQKLVSGIEIRDCTTRQWETAIINSYKVYHELRKNNGGRVLVSIKNRKLIYIGKK from the coding sequence ATGAAGTTCAAAAAGTACCAGGAAGAGGCAAGGACCACAATCCAAAAGTATATAGCCGATGAAAACATGGATAAGGTGATTCCCTTCCTAGGAATTATTGGAGAAGCTGGGTCGGTTCTGAGTGAACTAAAGAAGAAAGTTCGTGATGCCGAAGGTTATCCAGGTTTTGAAGAGAAGTTAAAGGAAGAATTAGGAGATGTTTTGTGGTACATATCCACGATTGCAACTCAACAAGGCCTTGATTTAGAGGAGATTGCTAGGGATAATCTTAAGAAAACCAAGGAAAGGTTTATGGAGCCAGACCCTGAACAGTTTAAAATATACGATGAAGCTTACCCAAAAAAGGAACGGTTCCCACGTGAATTTGAAATTTCATTCGAGCCATTTAAAAAGAATGGGAAAAGCATGCTCCGAATTGTTGATGCAAAAGGAAACCTTGTAGGAGATCCTTTGACTGATAATTCACACAATGATGATGGATACAGGTTTCACGATGTATTTCATTTTGGGTACGTAGCCTTTCTCGGTTGGTCTGCCGTTGTGCGGAAGTTGATGGATTTGAAAAGAAGAAGTGATGATACAACAGATGAAGTGGAGGACGGAGCCAGAGCCGCAATTGTTGAAGAGTTGATCACTCTCTATATCTACAGTCATGCTCAAAACCATGAGTTGTTTAAATACAGCGAGAGGGTTGATACGGAAGTCCTACAAACGATACAGAAATTGGTTAGTGGAATTGAGATCCGTGATTGTACAACTCGTCAATGGGAGACGGCAATTATCAATTCTTACAAGGTTTATCACGAATTGCGAAAAAACAATGGAGGTAGGGTTTTGGTAAGTATCAAGAACAGAAAGTTGATTTATATCGGTAAGAAGTGA
- the bshC gene encoding bacillithiol biosynthesis cysteine-adding enzyme BshC, which translates to MEISTISLEHTERFNRLILDYVNGAETVKEFYGFRHSLENYAKQIESRKNFPIDRELLADALLKQYRTIGGAKDSVLKNIESLRNENAFTVTTGHQLNIFTGPLYFIYKIFHTIKLAEQLRKAYPENQFVPIYWMNSEDHDLDEVGHFNLFGKKYVWETDQTGATGRMNPTSLEQFCDQLEAVFPNNEETKRLIEVFRTAYYKFDKLSDATRYFVNEFFGEKGLVIIDSDDAELKRPFFEFFKKDFECEPFALVRSTNQRLEASGYHVQVNPRQVNCFYLADGMRNRVVETESGYKVFQTDIRFTREELEAELKEHPENFSPNVVLRPLFQEFILPNLTYVGGAGELSYWLQYKDYFTQMGVSFPMLSLRNHFLLIDHGSSKRMTELKLLPEDLFHSVDELVKAHVLEVSDTDVNLDSELDLLAQLYGLLKEKADDIDASLVASVEAEQTRVQKSVEQWGGRFARALKQQNEVSVNRIRKLHAHLFPNGFLQERHINFLQPFSKSESIFWSSVYDATEPFSTEFRVLTFD; encoded by the coding sequence ATGGAAATCTCTACCATTTCGCTGGAGCATACAGAGCGGTTCAACCGACTGATCCTTGATTATGTGAATGGTGCGGAAACGGTGAAGGAATTCTACGGATTCCGTCATTCGTTGGAGAATTACGCCAAGCAAATTGAATCGCGGAAGAATTTTCCGATTGATCGGGAGTTACTGGCAGATGCGCTTCTGAAGCAATACAGAACCATTGGTGGTGCAAAGGATTCGGTGCTTAAGAACATTGAATCGCTACGAAATGAGAACGCGTTTACGGTCACCACGGGCCATCAGCTCAACATCTTTACGGGCCCGCTGTATTTCATCTACAAGATCTTCCACACGATAAAACTGGCAGAGCAGCTTCGCAAAGCATATCCCGAAAATCAGTTTGTTCCTATTTATTGGATGAACTCCGAGGATCATGATCTGGATGAAGTGGGGCATTTCAATCTGTTCGGGAAGAAATACGTTTGGGAAACCGATCAGACAGGCGCCACGGGCAGAATGAACCCAACGAGTTTGGAACAGTTCTGTGATCAGTTGGAAGCGGTCTTTCCGAACAATGAAGAGACAAAACGGCTCATTGAGGTCTTCCGAACGGCTTATTACAAGTTCGATAAACTTTCGGATGCTACGCGATATTTCGTGAATGAGTTTTTCGGTGAGAAAGGTCTGGTGATCATTGATAGTGATGATGCAGAATTGAAACGTCCTTTTTTCGAGTTCTTCAAGAAAGACTTTGAATGCGAGCCGTTTGCATTGGTCCGTTCAACGAACCAACGGCTTGAAGCTTCGGGATATCACGTACAGGTGAACCCGCGCCAAGTGAACTGTTTTTACTTGGCCGATGGTATGCGTAACCGAGTTGTAGAGACCGAATCGGGCTACAAGGTTTTTCAGACGGATATTCGATTTACACGGGAAGAGCTTGAAGCGGAGTTGAAGGAACATCCCGAGAATTTCAGTCCGAATGTGGTGTTGCGGCCGTTGTTTCAAGAGTTCATTCTGCCGAATTTGACGTATGTCGGTGGAGCAGGCGAGTTGTCTTACTGGCTACAGTACAAAGACTATTTCACGCAAATGGGTGTGAGTTTTCCGATGCTTTCATTGCGGAACCATTTCCTTTTGATTGACCACGGTTCTTCCAAGCGGATGACGGAATTGAAGCTGTTGCCCGAAGATCTGTTCCATTCCGTTGATGAGTTGGTGAAAGCACACGTGTTGGAAGTTTCGGATACGGATGTCAACTTAGATTCAGAGTTGGATCTCTTAGCTCAGTTGTACGGGTTATTGAAGGAGAAGGCTGATGATATTGATGCTTCACTGGTCGCTTCTGTCGAGGCGGAACAGACACGCGTTCAGAAAAGTGTTGAGCAATGGGGCGGAAGGTTTGCGCGCGCCTTGAAGCAGCAGAACGAGGTTTCGGTCAATCGCATCCGAAAACTGCATGCACATCTTTTCCCGAACGGATTCCTTCAGGAACGACACATCAATTTTTTGCAACCGTTCTCCAAAAGTGAGTCAATTTTCTGGTCATCCGTTTACGATGCAACAGAACCTTTCAGCACAGAATTTCGTGTGCTGACTTTCGATTGA
- the ftsY gene encoding signal recognition particle-docking protein FtsY, which yields MALFGFFSKEKKEKLDQGLEKTREGVFSKLTKAVIGKSKVDDEVLDNLEEVLVTSDVGVDTTLKIIGRIEERVSRDKYVGTDQLNKILREEIVELLSENNSADVSGLPIAEDKKPYVIMVVGVNGVGKTTTIGKLAHQLKSAGKKVVLGAADTFRAAAVDQLIIWGQRVGVPVVNQGMNADPASVAFDTLQSAVAQNADVVVIDTAGRLHNKVNLMNELSKIRRVMDKVVPGAPHEILLVLDASTGQNAIEQAKQFVKATEVNALALTKLDGTAKGGVVIGISDQFKIPVKYIGVGEGMEDLQVFNREEFVDSLFLGK from the coding sequence GTGGCATTGTTCGGATTCTTTTCGAAGGAAAAAAAGGAGAAGCTTGACCAGGGTTTGGAGAAGACGCGCGAGGGCGTGTTCTCGAAACTTACGAAGGCGGTCATCGGAAAATCGAAGGTTGACGATGAGGTGCTCGATAACCTTGAAGAGGTGTTGGTGACGTCTGATGTTGGTGTGGATACCACGCTGAAGATCATCGGGCGCATTGAAGAGCGTGTATCGCGTGATAAATATGTGGGGACGGATCAGTTGAATAAGATCCTTCGTGAGGAGATCGTGGAACTTCTGAGCGAGAACAACAGCGCGGATGTAAGCGGATTGCCGATCGCAGAAGACAAGAAGCCGTATGTAATTATGGTTGTGGGTGTGAACGGAGTGGGTAAGACCACGACCATCGGTAAGTTGGCGCATCAACTGAAGAGTGCGGGAAAGAAGGTGGTTTTGGGGGCTGCAGATACATTCCGTGCTGCTGCGGTTGATCAGTTGATCATTTGGGGGCAACGCGTTGGGGTTCCTGTTGTGAACCAAGGAATGAATGCAGACCCCGCTTCTGTGGCGTTCGATACGTTGCAGTCGGCCGTAGCGCAGAATGCCGATGTGGTGGTTATTGACACGGCAGGGCGCTTGCACAATAAGGTGAACCTGATGAACGAGTTGAGTAAGATCCGTAGAGTGATGGACAAGGTTGTTCCTGGCGCACCGCATGAAATACTATTGGTTTTGGATGCATCGACCGGACAGAACGCGATTGAGCAGGCCAAGCAATTTGTGAAAGCAACTGAAGTGAACGCTTTGGCCTTGACCAAATTGGATGGAACTGCCAAAGGAGGCGTGGTGATCGGTATCTCCGATCAGTTCAAAATTCCTGTGAAATACATTGGTGTGGGCGAAGGTATGGAAGACCTTCAGGTTTTTAACCGCGAAGAATTTGTGGATTCGCTGTTCTTAGGGAAATGA
- a CDS encoding DUF4295 domain-containing protein yields the protein MAKKTVATLKTGSGKDFTKVIKMVKSDKTGGYTFRQEVVHNDHVKDFFAQKD from the coding sequence ATGGCTAAGAAGACAGTAGCAACGCTTAAGACAGGTTCAGGTAAGGATTTCACCAAAGTGATCAAAATGGTGAAGTCGGATAAGACCGGTGGTTACACTTTCCGTCAGGAAGTTGTACATAACGACCACGTGAAGGACTTTTTTGCACAAAAGGACTAA
- a CDS encoding TIR domain-containing protein produces MPSNTHNVFISHYGHDDKHVQRLKQRLIANGQNVRNSSIDSTKHKNGKIPSDRVIARYLRRGISWAKTFICLIGPETHNRPWVNYEIREAYRQGKTIVGIYTHGSNNSVELPEAYKKYGGSPIGWNSLDKLADIMQGKVVAPENPDGTPSGPIHNIVRIKC; encoded by the coding sequence ATGCCTAGCAACACCCATAATGTATTTATCAGCCATTACGGTCATGACGATAAGCACGTTCAGCGCCTTAAACAACGGTTGATTGCAAACGGACAAAATGTGCGTAATAGTTCTATTGATAGCACTAAACACAAAAATGGTAAGATACCAAGCGACCGTGTGATAGCCCGTTATTTGAGAAGGGGTATATCTTGGGCTAAAACATTTATTTGTCTGATTGGTCCAGAAACTCATAATAGACCTTGGGTCAATTATGAAATCAGGGAAGCTTACCGTCAAGGGAAAACCATAGTAGGTATTTACACACACGGCAGTAATAATTCTGTGGAATTACCTGAGGCATACAAGAAATATGGTGGTAGCCCAATTGGTTGGAATTCGTTGGATAAGTTGGCTGATATAATGCAGGGAAAAGTTGTCGCACCTGAAAACCCTGACGGAACCCCAAGCGGACCGATCCACAATATTGTTCGAATTAAATGCTAG
- the rpmG gene encoding 50S ribosomal protein L33 gives MAKKGDRIQVILECTEHKESGVAGTSRYITTKNRKNTPERIELKKYNPILKKMTVHKEIK, from the coding sequence ATGGCTAAGAAAGGAGATAGAATTCAGGTGATCCTTGAGTGTACGGAACACAAGGAGAGTGGTGTAGCTGGAACATCGCGGTACATTACCACGAAGAACAGAAAGAACACCCCAGAGCGTATTGAATTGAAAAAGTACAACCCGATCTTGAAAAAGATGACGGTTCATAAAGAGATAAAGTAA